A region from the Silene latifolia isolate original U9 population chromosome 7, ASM4854445v1, whole genome shotgun sequence genome encodes:
- the LOC141590836 gene encoding RHOMBOID-like protein 1, which yields MSGISTSRTTRGMETRPFKKWVPWIVPMIVVANVVLFVITMYVNDCPKYSFSCFPEFLGRFSFQPLKENPLFGPSSATLEKMGALEINMVVHEHQVWRLFSSMWLHAGVVHVLANMISLVFIGLRLEQEFGFVKIGLLYIISGFGASILSALFLQSTISVGASGALFGLLGAMLSELLTNWTIYANKIAALLTLVLIIIINLAVGILPHVDNFAHIGGFITGFLLGFVLLIRPQFGWVNRKDFLPGNGSHSVKPKHKPYQYLLWVVAALLLTAGITAGLVLVLRGASGNEYCSWCHYLTCFPTSKWSCKPKQVFCESSEIGNKLNLTCINNGRSQLYPVINDDSYRVQQLCSQLCT from the exons ATGAGCGGCATTTCGACGTCGAGGACGACAAGGGGCATGGAAACGAGGCCGTTTAAGAAGTGGGTTCCATGGATAGTACCCATGATTGTTGTGGCTAATGTTGTTCTATTTGTTATAACAATGTACGTTAATGATTGTCCAAAGTATTCGTTTTCTTGTTTTCCTGAGTTTTTAGGAAGGTTTTCTTTTCAACCTCTTAAGGAAAATCCTCTCTTTGGGCCGTCATCCGCCAC ATTAGAAAAAATGGGGGCTCTGGAAATCAATATGGTGGTACACGAACATCAAGTATGGCGGTTGTTCTCTAGCATGTGGCTTCATGCCGGGGTAGTACATGTGCTTGCGAATATGATAAGCCTTGTATTTATAGGCCTTCGGTTAGAACAAGAATTTGGCTTTG TGAAGATTGGCTTGTTATATATAATCTCTGGTTTCGGCGCAAGCATACTGTCAGCTCTATTTCTTCAATCAACAATATCTGTCGGCGCTTCTGGTGCATTATTTGGACTACTAGGGGCCATGCTCTCTGAACTGCTTACTAACTGGACAATTTACGCCAACAAG ATTGCAGCATTGCTGACACTGGTACTGATAATCATTATAAATCTCGCGGTGGGAATTCTTCCTCATGTGGACAACTTTGCTCATATAGGCGGGTTCATTACCGGGTTTCTTCTTGGGTTTGTGCTTCTGATACGCCCTCAATTTGGATGGGTTAACCGAAAAGACTTTCTTCCTGGCAATGGTTCTCATTCCGTAAAACCTAAGCACAAGCCTTATCAGTATTTACTCTGGGTTGTTGCTGCTCTTCTCTTGACTGCTGG AATAACGGCTGGACTGGTGCTGGTTTTAAGAGGAGCTAGCGGAAATGAGTATTGTTCATGGTGCCATTACTTGACCTGTTTCCCTACTTCTAAATGGAGCTGCAAGCCTAAGCAAGTTTTCTGTGAG TCATCTGAGATAGGAAACAAGTTAAACTTAACATGCATCAACAATGGAAGAAGTCAGCTCTACCCGGTGATCAATGACGACTCTTACAGGGTTCAACAGCTTTGCTCCCAGCTTTGTACGTGA
- the LOC141593174 gene encoding putative xyloglucan galactosyltransferase GT11, translated as MNSSRFAPKHSSNTSNPKLQDPKMSTKKVSYANKYLGCNEISFPAGKYCSIFWYVIILFSVLGLLLVYLNPSMFFPNDTILTLDVSNNVQMSRNNLVVNVTTTTSNVESLAKKPAEKPDECAGKYIHVLDLPSQFNSDLLAQCGVLSPWTDMCKLLINSGLGPRLSFADETVFSGSDWFSTDQFSLEVIFHNRMKQYKCLTNDLSKASAIFVPYYAGLDVGRYLWNLNATLRDETSVNFAKYIREKPEWKRFGGRDHFLIVGRITWDFRRLSENTSHYNGWGNKLLQLPEIKNMTSLLLESSPSSKSEISIPYPTFFHPASGNEVRNLQGKMRKKKRTFLFSFAGAPRPNLKESIRNVIIKECLAAKGNRCKFVHCKPEVTDCSKPETVMRLFQSSDFCLQPPGDSYTRKSIFDTILAGCIPIFLHPASAYVQYIWHLPKDYSRYSVFIPMDELKQGNVSIEKRLLQIPRKKVLAMREEVIKLIPSIIYANPNDKVDNLEDAFDVTVKGVLSRVERLKMEMQGLQGGKIGSSESVPDDLAWKYNFFGNLENNEWDKYFGDSFGIQ; from the coding sequence ATGAATTCTTCAAGATTTGCACCAAAACATAGTTCTAATACTTCTAATCCAAAGTTACAAGACCCAAAAATGTCTACCAAGAAGGTTTCTTATGCAAATAAATATCTAGGATGCAATGAAATATCATTTCCTGCAGGAAAATATTGCAGTATATTCTGGTATGTCATCATACTTTTCTCTGTTCTTGGACTATTATTAGTCTATCTCAATCCTTCAATGTTTTTTCCCAATGATACAATTCTTACTTTAGATGTTTCGAATAATGTTCAAATGAGTCGAAACAATCTAGTCGTCAACGTGACAACGACAACCTCGAATGTAGAAAGTTTGGCTAAAAAACCTGCAGAAAAACCAGATGAATGTGCAGGAAAATACATTCATGTCCTGGATCTTCCTAGCCAGTTCAATAGCGATTTACTCGCACAATGTGGGGTTCTTAGCCCATGGACAGACATGTGTAAGCTTCTTATTAACTCAGGTCTTGGCCCTAGGCTAAGTTTTGCTGATGAGACCGTCTTTTCTGGGTCTGATTGGTTTTCGACAGACCAGTTTTCATTAGAAGTAATATTTCATAATAGAATGAAGCAATATAAATGCTTAACAAACGATTTATCCAAAGCGTCTGCTATATTTGTGCCGTATTATGCTGGTTTAGATGTTGGGAGGTATTTATGGAATTTAAATGCTACCCTGAGAGACGAGACTTCCGTTAATTTTGCCAAGTATATTAGAGAAAAACCCGAGTGGAAAAGATTTGGAGGTCGAGACCATTTTCTAATAGTTGGTAGAATAACTTGGGATTTTCGAAGGTTATCAGAAAATACTTCTCATTATAATGGTTGGGGAAACAAGCTATTGCAACTACCCGAGATTAAGAACATGACAAGCTTACTGCTCGAGTCAAGCCCTTCGAGCAAGTCCGAGATTTCCATACCTTACCCGACTTTTTTCCACCCTGCAAGCGGAAATGAAGTCCGTAACTTGCAgggtaaaatgagaaagaaaaagcGAACTTTCTTATTCTCATTTGCCGGGGCTCCAAGGCCTAACCTTAAAGAATCGATAAGGAATGTTATTATTAAGGAATGCCTTGCAGCGAAAGGAAACCGCTGCAAGTTTGTACATTGTAAACCAGAAGTAACAGACTGTAGTAAACCCGAGACTGTAATGAGATTGTTTCAAAGTTCGGATTTTTGTTTACAGCCTCCCGGGGATTCATACACTAGAAAATCGATATTTGACACGATCTTAGCTGGGTGTATACCGATTTTCTTACATCCTGCTTCGGCTTATGTTCAATATATATGGCATTTGCCTAAGGATTATTCGCGGTATTCTGTGTTTATTCCTATGGATGAATTGAAACAGGGAAATGTAAGCATTGAGAAGAGGCTGTTACAGATTCCGAGGAAGAAAGTCTTGGCTATGAGAGAAGAGGTGATTAAGTTAATCCCAAGTATTATTTACGCGAATCCTAATGATAAAGTCGACAACTTGGAAGATGCATTTGATGTAACAGTGAAAGGAGTTTTGAGTCGAGTCGAGAGGCTTAAAATGGAAATGCAGGGACTCCAGGGAGGAAAGATTGGATCGTCTGAGAGCGTTCCTGATGATCTCGCTTGGAAGTATAATTTTTTCGGGAATTTGGAAAATAATGAGTGGGATAAGTactttggcgactcatttggtATCCAGTAA